The candidate division KSB1 bacterium genome includes the window GCAATTTATTGACAAAATAAGAAATTTAGCGCCTCGATGGTAGCATTTTCTTTATTTTTTTCGGTGCTATGCGGCCATGCTGCAAATAAAAAGGGCATTGCCTTTTTTTACTGCAATGCCCGCAAAATTTTTTGTGCCGAGGGCGGGAATCGAACCCGCATGGACCAAGGTCCGCTGGATTTTGAGTCCAGTGCGTCTACCAATTTCACCACCTCGGCAAACATTTAAATATAGCGAGATAGAGGGTGAAAGTCAAGGGAAATGTCCCTTTTGCAGAATCAATTTACTTCTGTTTTGTGCCTTCTTTGAAAGCGGGCATAAACGCCTGCGGCCGATTGTACGGCCTGCCGAATCAATCGCTGAATCTGCTTGCGACTATTCCGGTTGTTTTCTATCTTTTTTGTGAATTTAACAGGAGGTTGTTATGAAACTCGGTCTGCTGATGCTTATGGTTGGCGCCGTCTGCGCTTTTGCGCAGGAAAACCTCATCAAGAACGGCGAGTTCGACGACGGCCGAAAATACTGGAGCGTCCGCAAGGAGAATGATGCCGAAATGACCGTCGAATATCCCAAGGACTCGCAGCTTTCCGGCGAGGCTTCCTGTTTGATTAAAATCACCAAGGGCGGCAACCAAAGATCCGATGTCTATGCGCAGCAAGGGGTCGTTCTGGAGGAGGGCAAAGCTTATCGCCTCAGCTTTATGGCGCGCGCCAATGTGCCGCACACGATTTTGGTGCAGTTTAAGGAAAGCGATGGTTTGCAGCGGGTTTTATGGGAAAGCCCGCTGTTGGAGCTCCAGGACGAGCCGCGGCATTATGGTCCGTTTCTTTACAATTGCAATCTGAACGCCAACGCGGTTCTCAAATTTCTGCTCGGCGGCAAGGACAATGTGGAGGTGCGCCTGGATTCGGTCTGGTTGACGCGGGAGGATCGCCCCGGCTATGTCAAAACGGTCGACAAATTCCTCAAGCGCGTGCACACCTTTCAAGGCACGACGATTCCCTATCGACTCTGCTTTCCGGACTTTTACGATCCTGCGCAGCGCTATCCCTTGGTGCTGGCGCTGCACGGCGCCGGCGAGCGCGGCGACGACAATCAGATCCACATCGAACTGCATCGTCTGGCCACCAGTTGGGCGGACAGCGCCAATCAAAAGAAATATCCCTGCTTTGTGGTGGCGCCGCAGTGTCCGGCCGACAACCGCTGGGTGGACAGCGATTGGTCGACGGGCTACTATCGGATCAGCGACACGCCGGTCAGCAATGAACTGCTTGCGGTTGTGGATTTGCTCGACTCTCTGGTTGCGGCCTATTCCATTGATGCCGACCGGCTGTACGTCACCGGTCTTTCGATGGGCGGTTACGGCACATGGGATCTGATCACGCGCTGGCCGGACAAGTTTGCTGCGGCCGTACCGATGAGCGGCGGCGGCGATTCGACGCGCGCCGACCGCATCAAACATCTGCCCATCTGGGCGTTTCACGGCCAAGTCGACAACACGGTGCCGCCGCAGGGCTCGCGGCAGATGATCCAGGCGC containing:
- a CDS encoding prolyl oligopeptidase family serine peptidase, which encodes MKLGLLMLMVGAVCAFAQENLIKNGEFDDGRKYWSVRKENDAEMTVEYPKDSQLSGEASCLIKITKGGNQRSDVYAQQGVVLEEGKAYRLSFMARANVPHTILVQFKESDGLQRVLWESPLLELQDEPRHYGPFLYNCNLNANAVLKFLLGGKDNVEVRLDSVWLTREDRPGYVKTVDKFLKRVHTFQGTTIPYRLCFPDFYDPAQRYPLVLALHGAGERGDDNQIHIELHRLATSWADSANQKKYPCFVVAPQCPADNRWVDSDWSTGYYRISDTPVSNELLAVVDLLDSLVAAYSIDADRLYVTGLSMGGYGTWDLITRWPDKFAAAVPMSGGGDSTRADRIKHLPIWAFHGQVDNTVPPQGSRQMIQALERRGRQAVYTHCRVNDCTGLSDDEIAAAVAGGATLLYTEWKGKSHVMWAESYDYPYLFPWVFAQNRKNNPPAVGVKKTAEIPELTLTLKPAYPNPFNPETTIELALKRDQEVRIEVYDLLGKRAALLFEGRLTPGVHQIPFRATGLSSGVYIVQASAEGQIVRQSLTLQK